A window of the Streptomyces sp. Ag109_O5-10 genome harbors these coding sequences:
- the treY gene encoding malto-oligosyltrehalose synthase, with translation MTAERTALTVPTATYRLQLQPSFPFPAARAAVPYLASLGVSHLHLSPVLEAVPGSMHGYDVVDHARVREELGGEEGLRALSRTAREHGLGLVVDIVPNHMAMSPRHNHALWEVLREGPKSPYARWFDIDWEAQGGQLLVPVLGGPVGEVLGQLAVDGDVLRYHEHAFPLRDGTADLPLPELLDAQWYRPVWWRLARTELNYRRFFSISELIGVRVEDPEVFEATHAKILQLLHEGVVDGLRVDHPDGLADPDGYLARLHEATGGRWTVVEKILADGEHLPAGWAVAGTTGYDALRHVDGLFTDTAGAAELLGGYRSFAAPQTDRGGDWAATVRRAAYKVITHELAAETDRLTRAATRVCATSPDPALRDRAPWALRTALQELLVRMRVYRPYASGDVASVVTPEAAEEARRAFVVPEESGAVDVVRGLLLAGDGPEVEEFRTRFAQTASALRAKSVEDTAFYRYVPLLSATEVGGDPGSPGVSPDAFHAYCARVQRDWPLTGTVVTTHDTKRSADVRAALAVLTECPERWVDVLAEVTRDEEGVPDAQLAWAAWQTVFGLGPADPERVRGALVKHVREAGLYTSWTEQEPPYEEAVVSFVAAGPCGAPGERVADFRAALEPHVRANVLGTALVHLTMPGVPDVYQGTEGEYRALVDPDNRRPAAFPPEHPGEKDAVTAAALRLRARRPDVFGGTASYTPLAATGPAAAHCLAFARSGEVVTAVTRLSLRLAEAGGWRDTVLPLPPGRWADLLAPEREFTGHVRAGELFEGLPVALLERVGDEG, from the coding sequence ATGACAGCCGAGCGAACCGCCCTCACCGTGCCGACAGCCACCTACCGACTCCAGCTCCAGCCCAGCTTCCCCTTCCCGGCCGCCCGAGCCGCCGTGCCGTACCTCGCCTCGCTCGGCGTCTCCCACCTCCACCTCTCCCCCGTCCTGGAGGCCGTCCCGGGCTCCATGCACGGCTACGACGTGGTCGACCACGCGCGCGTGCGCGAGGAGCTGGGCGGCGAGGAGGGACTGCGGGCGTTGTCGCGGACCGCGCGGGAGCACGGTCTCGGCCTCGTCGTGGACATCGTGCCGAACCACATGGCGATGTCCCCCCGGCACAACCACGCCCTGTGGGAGGTGCTCCGGGAGGGTCCGAAGTCGCCGTACGCGCGCTGGTTCGACATCGACTGGGAGGCACAGGGGGGGCAGCTGCTGGTGCCGGTGCTGGGCGGCCCGGTCGGCGAGGTGCTGGGGCAGCTGGCGGTCGACGGGGACGTGCTGCGGTATCACGAGCACGCCTTCCCGCTCCGCGACGGCACGGCGGACCTGCCGCTGCCGGAGCTGCTGGACGCCCAGTGGTACCGCCCGGTGTGGTGGCGGCTGGCCCGCACCGAGCTGAACTACCGGCGGTTCTTCAGCATCTCGGAGCTGATCGGGGTGCGGGTGGAGGACCCGGAGGTGTTCGAGGCCACCCATGCCAAGATCCTCCAGCTGCTGCACGAGGGCGTGGTGGACGGGCTGCGCGTCGACCACCCCGACGGCCTCGCCGACCCCGACGGCTATCTCGCGCGGCTGCACGAGGCGACCGGCGGACGCTGGACGGTGGTGGAGAAGATCCTGGCCGACGGTGAGCACCTGCCGGCCGGCTGGGCGGTCGCGGGGACCACCGGGTACGACGCCCTGCGGCACGTGGACGGCCTGTTCACGGATACCGCGGGCGCGGCTGAACTGCTCGGCGGCTACCGGAGCTTCGCGGCCCCGCAGACGGACCGGGGCGGCGACTGGGCGGCCACGGTCCGGCGGGCGGCGTACAAGGTGATCACGCACGAGCTGGCGGCCGAGACGGACCGGCTGACGCGGGCGGCCACGCGCGTGTGCGCGACGTCGCCGGACCCCGCGCTGCGCGACCGGGCGCCCTGGGCGCTGCGCACCGCGCTGCAGGAGCTGCTGGTGCGCATGCGCGTGTACCGGCCGTACGCCTCCGGCGACGTGGCCTCCGTGGTCACCCCGGAGGCCGCCGAGGAGGCCCGGCGGGCCTTCGTGGTGCCCGAAGAGAGCGGCGCGGTGGACGTGGTGCGCGGGCTGCTCCTGGCGGGGGACGGCCCGGAGGTCGAGGAGTTCCGCACGCGGTTCGCGCAGACCGCGTCGGCGCTGCGGGCCAAGTCCGTGGAGGACACGGCGTTCTACCGCTATGTGCCGCTGCTGTCGGCGACCGAGGTGGGCGGCGACCCGGGCAGCCCCGGCGTGTCCCCCGACGCCTTCCACGCGTACTGCGCGCGCGTGCAGCGCGACTGGCCGCTCACCGGGACGGTGGTGACGACGCACGACACCAAGCGCAGCGCCGACGTACGGGCCGCGCTCGCGGTGCTGACGGAGTGCCCGGAGCGCTGGGTGGACGTGCTGGCCGAGGTGACCCGGGACGAGGAGGGGGTGCCGGACGCGCAGCTGGCCTGGGCGGCCTGGCAGACGGTGTTCGGGCTCGGCCCGGCGGATCCGGAGCGGGTCCGGGGGGCGCTGGTGAAGCACGTGCGGGAGGCGGGCCTGTACACGAGCTGGACGGAGCAGGAGCCGCCGTACGAGGAGGCGGTGGTCTCGTTCGTCGCGGCGGGGCCGTGCGGGGCGCCAGGAGAGCGCGTGGCGGACTTCCGGGCCGCGCTGGAGCCGCATGTGCGGGCGAACGTGCTGGGGACGGCCCTGGTCCATCTGACGATGCCGGGGGTGCCGGACGTCTACCAGGGCACGGAGGGCGAGTACCGGGCGCTGGTGGACCCGGACAACCGGCGGCCGGCCGCCTTCCCGCCGGAACACCCGGGCGAGAAGGACGCGGTGACGGCGGCCGCGCTGCGGTTGCGGGCGCGGCGCCCGGACGTCTTCGGCGGCACGGCGTCGTACACGCCGCTGGCCGCCACGGGGCCGGCCGCCGCGCACTGCCTGGCGTTCGCGCGCTCCGGGGAGGTGGTCACGGCGGTGACCCGGCTGTCGCTGCGGCTGGCCGAAGCGGGCGGTTGGCGGGACACGGTCCTGCCGCTGCCGCCGGGCCGCTGGGCGGACCTGCTGGCTCCGGAGCGGGAGTTCACGGGGCACGTGCGTGCGGGCGAGCTCTTCGAGGGGCTGCCGGTGGCGCTGCTGGAGCGGGTGGGAGACGAGGGCTGA
- a CDS encoding M14 family zinc carboxypeptidase, with the protein MSLLPELRYPSVPELVATARALAAHRPGLCTLRQIGVSRAGRPLHLLSVGHARRAVLVVAGAHANEPTGGGTLQVLAERVLNERELRATNSWHFLLCADPDGASLHVTPAPRSLFDYHLGFYRPAGPEQPEWSPSVLPPDRLPPETRALLGVIDELRPYLQVTLHGTDLGGSWVQLTRDVPGLAEPFAKSAAELHIPVETGASDAAGWPHSGPGVRVMPGPETGVAYPSMPDDARHSTWYHAHRYGGLTAVVEVPMWASDLVDDPAPHPAPAAAMRRLALRLQRDSREVERLLAEALPRLDALGGLDGPLLRAARWALGLIPGLAEDWIQRPPVDTTMAYVGSVDAFGRRLPLRAASMLLRVLREAEDRAAPRLEELVASWCEAYGERFQARWVPLERQVEHQSRTVLAAAQHAREQAA; encoded by the coding sequence GTGAGTCTCCTGCCGGAGCTGCGTTACCCCAGTGTTCCCGAACTCGTCGCCACCGCCCGGGCGCTGGCCGCGCACCGGCCCGGCCTGTGCACGTTGCGGCAGATCGGCGTATCCCGCGCGGGCAGACCGCTGCACCTGCTGTCCGTCGGACACGCCCGGCGGGCGGTCCTGGTGGTCGCGGGTGCCCACGCCAACGAGCCGACCGGGGGCGGCACCCTCCAGGTACTGGCCGAGCGCGTGCTGAACGAGCGGGAGCTGCGGGCGACGAACTCCTGGCACTTCCTGCTCTGCGCGGACCCGGACGGGGCGAGCCTGCACGTCACCCCGGCCCCGCGCAGCCTGTTCGACTACCACCTCGGCTTCTACCGGCCGGCGGGCCCCGAGCAGCCGGAGTGGTCGCCGTCGGTGCTGCCGCCGGACCGGCTGCCGCCCGAGACCCGGGCCCTACTCGGGGTGATCGACGAACTGCGCCCCTACCTCCAGGTGACCCTGCACGGCACCGACCTGGGCGGCAGCTGGGTGCAGCTGACGAGGGACGTGCCGGGGCTCGCCGAACCGTTCGCCAAGTCCGCCGCGGAGCTGCACATCCCGGTGGAGACGGGTGCCTCGGACGCCGCGGGCTGGCCGCACTCCGGGCCCGGGGTGCGGGTGATGCCGGGCCCGGAGACGGGGGTGGCGTACCCGAGCATGCCGGACGACGCACGGCACAGCACCTGGTACCACGCGCACCGGTACGGCGGTCTCACCGCGGTGGTCGAGGTGCCGATGTGGGCGAGCGACCTGGTCGACGACCCGGCGCCGCACCCGGCCCCCGCGGCGGCGATGCGGCGGCTGGCGCTCCGGCTGCAGCGGGACTCGCGGGAGGTGGAGCGGCTGCTGGCCGAGGCGCTGCCCAGGCTGGACGCCCTGGGCGGCCTGGACGGGCCGCTGCTGCGGGCCGCCCGGTGGGCGCTCGGGCTGATCCCAGGGCTGGCCGAGGACTGGATCCAGCGGCCGCCGGTCGACACCACGATGGCGTACGTCGGCAGCGTGGACGCCTTCGGACGGCGGCTGCCGTTGCGGGCCGCGTCGATGCTGCTGCGGGTGCTGCGGGAGGCGGAGGACCGCGCGGCGCCGCGGCTGGAGGAACTGGTGGCCTCCTGGTGCGAGGCCTACGGCGAGCGTTTCCAGGCCCGCTGGGTGCCGCTGGAGCGCCAGGTGGAGCATCAGTCCAGGACGGTGCTGGCGGCCGCCCAGCACGCGCGTGAGCAGGCGGCGTGA
- a CDS encoding SSI family serine proteinase inhibitor, whose protein sequence is MTHLSKATAACGALLAAAALLAAGPAQAAPAATHGGDYLYLTVTQGENQSDDAHGAVLLCDPPQGYAHAAEACAELAASGGDIARITPAKDAMCPMVYAPVTAQARGQWNGRPIEYRETFPNACQMAARTGPVFALDD, encoded by the coding sequence ATGACACATCTCAGCAAAGCGACAGCGGCCTGCGGTGCCCTGCTGGCCGCGGCCGCCCTCCTCGCCGCCGGCCCGGCCCAGGCCGCGCCAGCCGCGACGCACGGCGGCGACTACCTGTACCTGACCGTCACCCAGGGCGAGAACCAGTCGGACGACGCGCACGGCGCCGTCCTGCTGTGCGACCCGCCCCAGGGGTACGCGCACGCGGCCGAGGCCTGTGCGGAACTCGCCGCGTCGGGCGGTGACATCGCCCGCATCACCCCGGCCAAGGACGCGATGTGCCCGATGGTCTACGCCCCGGTGACCGCCCAGGCGCGCGGGCAGTGGAACGGCAGGCCGATCGAGTACCGCGAGACGTTCCCGAACGCCTGCCAGATGGCGGCCAGGACCGGACCGGTCTTCGCCCTCGACGACTGA
- a CDS encoding M14 family zinc carboxypeptidase: MWRCDLPPLLQYPSVDELASRAAALVADRPRDARLRRVGTSRAGTPMWLLSIGHGTRHVLVVAGPHANEPVGGATVLRLADRLLADPRLTEDADVTWNLLLCLDPDGARRNEGWLAGPYTLGHYFRNFFRPGFLEQPEWLPDGAEAAALPETRALLRLQDELRPFLQCSLHGVDVGGGFVELTRELPGLDRRLAHTATRLGIPRELGAYDTLYWPALGPAVYRVPPPRRGDLAAAITEAAVESTWFHPYRHGTVTAIVEAPMWGVAAVQDGTPPADRDAALRSVSRTLRRDTELLDGVLARIRPQLYAAPDAARLLAPVDDYLLVRPGLADAWDPDAGAGSARPLPPLSSAHLAALRIAGRRLVLRTAGMLHQLLRSTGHDPAAALPDLDRLIDIWCADYHDVLGARWIAVARQAEYQTRVVLSAFELARRHARVTARSGEPDWGTASAVPMHGE, encoded by the coding sequence CTGTGGAGGTGTGACCTGCCGCCCCTCCTCCAGTACCCGTCCGTCGACGAGCTCGCCTCGCGGGCGGCCGCGCTGGTCGCCGACCGCCCCCGGGACGCCCGGCTGCGCAGGGTGGGGACCTCCCGCGCGGGCACCCCGATGTGGCTGCTTTCCATCGGTCACGGCACCCGGCACGTCCTCGTCGTCGCGGGCCCGCACGCCAACGAACCCGTCGGCGGCGCCACCGTGCTCCGTCTCGCCGACCGGCTCCTCGCCGACCCGAGGCTCACCGAGGACGCCGACGTCACCTGGAACCTGCTGCTGTGCCTGGACCCCGATGGCGCACGGCGCAACGAGGGCTGGCTGGCCGGGCCGTACACCCTGGGCCACTACTTCCGGAACTTCTTCCGGCCCGGCTTCCTGGAGCAGCCCGAGTGGCTGCCCGACGGGGCGGAGGCCGCCGCGCTGCCCGAGACCAGGGCCCTGCTCCGCCTCCAGGACGAGCTGCGGCCCTTTCTCCAGTGCTCGCTGCACGGCGTCGACGTCGGCGGCGGCTTCGTCGAGCTGACCCGCGAGCTCCCCGGCCTCGACCGGCGCCTCGCGCACACCGCGACCCGGCTCGGCATCCCCCGCGAACTCGGCGCCTACGACACCCTGTACTGGCCCGCCCTGGGCCCGGCCGTCTACCGCGTCCCGCCGCCCCGCCGGGGTGACCTGGCGGCCGCCATCACCGAGGCAGCCGTCGAGTCCACCTGGTTCCACCCCTACCGGCACGGCACGGTCACCGCGATCGTCGAGGCGCCCATGTGGGGCGTGGCCGCCGTCCAGGACGGCACACCGCCCGCCGACCGGGACGCGGCGCTGCGCTCGGTGAGCCGGACGCTACGGCGCGACACGGAGCTGCTGGACGGTGTCCTGGCCCGGATCCGGCCGCAGCTGTACGCGGCGCCGGACGCGGCCCGGCTGCTCGCGCCGGTCGACGACTACCTGCTGGTCCGCCCCGGCCTCGCCGACGCCTGGGACCCCGACGCGGGCGCCGGCAGCGCCCGCCCGCTGCCCCCGCTCAGCTCCGCCCACCTGGCCGCCCTGCGCATCGCCGGGCGCCGGCTGGTCCTGCGCACCGCCGGGATGCTGCACCAGCTGCTGCGCAGCACCGGCCACGACCCGGCCGCCGCCCTGCCCGACCTGGACCGGCTGATCGACATCTGGTGCGCGGACTACCACGACGTCCTCGGCGCGCGCTGGATCGCGGTCGCACGCCAGGCGGAGTACCAGACGAGGGTGGTCCTGAGCGCCTTCGAACTGGCACGCCGCCACGCGCGCGTGACGGCCCGATCGGGTGAGCCGGACTGGGGAACCGCGTCCGCCGTGCCGATGCACGGGGAATGA
- a CDS encoding DUF1707 and FHA domain-containing protein, which yields MTSSFEFHTYPARLSDAERDKALSLLRDGVAMGRLSHDTFVRRMELALAARRADELAALTADLPQENRFARLLFGTVEAVSGFTVRLRRAWQAERLPKLLLPHPGNGHPLRIGRDPASGLRLNHETVSRVHAELRHQGGLWVLRDLGSTNGTTVNGRRVTGAAVVREGDQVAFGRMAFRLASD from the coding sequence GTGACGTCGTCCTTCGAGTTCCACACCTACCCCGCGCGGCTGTCCGACGCGGAGCGCGACAAGGCGCTGAGCCTGCTGCGTGACGGCGTCGCCATGGGACGGCTGTCGCACGACACGTTCGTGCGCCGCATGGAGCTGGCACTCGCCGCCCGCCGCGCCGACGAACTCGCCGCGCTCACCGCCGACCTGCCGCAGGAGAACCGCTTCGCGCGCCTGCTCTTCGGCACCGTCGAGGCCGTCTCCGGCTTCACCGTACGGCTGCGCCGGGCCTGGCAGGCCGAGCGGCTGCCCAAGCTGCTGCTTCCGCACCCGGGCAACGGTCATCCGCTGCGTATCGGCCGCGACCCCGCCAGCGGGCTGCGGCTCAACCACGAGACCGTCTCACGGGTGCACGCCGAACTCCGCCACCAGGGCGGCCTCTGGGTCCTCAGGGACCTCGGCTCCACCAACGGCACGACCGTGAACGGCCGCAGGGTGACCGGCGCCGCCGTCGTCCGCGAGGGCGACCAGGTCGCGTTCGGCCGAATGGCGTTCCGGCTCGCGAGCGACTGA
- the treZ gene encoding malto-oligosyltrehalose trehalohydrolase, with protein sequence MQFEVWAPQADRVTLHCDGAERALERDPDRSGWWTGEAAAEDGTRYGFALDDGPVLPDPRSRRQPDGPDGLSAVVDHERHEWRAAWPGRALPGAVLYELHVGTYTPEGTLDAAAARLGHLRELGVTHVELMPLCPFPGRHGWGYEGVSLWAVHEPYGGPESLKRFVDRAHELGLGVVLDVVHNHLGPSGNYLPAFGPYFTDAHQTPWGSAVNLDAPGSDEVRAYLVGSALAWLRDYRIDGLRLDAVHALCDTRACHFLEELSSAVAGLAAESGRPLFLVGESDLNDPRVITSRAEHGFGLDAQWNDDFHHALHTALTGESQGYYADFARAPLAAVAKTLTGGYFHDGTYSSFRGRRHGRPLDRARVAGHRLLGYTQTHDQVGNRAQGDRLSASLSPGLLACAATLSLTAPFTPMLFMGEEWAAGTPWQFFTDHTDPDLAEAVRRGRRREFAAHGWAEEDVPDPQDPATRDRSCLDWSEPEREPHARVLAWYRRLLALRREQADLTDPDLADTKVAYDEAARWLAFRRGDVRVAVNLGTEPAAIPLGTGRVEVLAAWDTVAAPDPDGMLRVPGESCVVLTQA encoded by the coding sequence GTGCAGTTCGAGGTGTGGGCACCGCAGGCAGACCGTGTGACGCTCCATTGCGACGGCGCCGAGCGCGCGTTGGAGCGCGACCCGGACCGGTCCGGGTGGTGGACCGGGGAGGCGGCGGCCGAGGACGGCACCCGCTACGGGTTCGCGCTGGACGACGGCCCGGTGCTGCCCGACCCGCGCTCGCGCCGCCAGCCGGACGGGCCCGACGGGCTCAGCGCGGTCGTCGACCACGAGCGCCACGAGTGGCGGGCCGCCTGGCCGGGGCGCGCGCTGCCCGGCGCGGTCCTCTACGAGCTGCACGTGGGCACGTACACCCCCGAGGGCACCCTGGACGCGGCCGCCGCCCGCCTCGGCCACCTGCGGGAACTGGGGGTCACGCACGTGGAGTTGATGCCGCTGTGCCCGTTCCCCGGGCGGCACGGCTGGGGGTACGAGGGCGTCTCGCTGTGGGCGGTGCACGAGCCGTACGGCGGCCCCGAGTCACTGAAGCGCTTTGTCGACCGGGCCCACGAACTCGGTCTGGGTGTCGTCCTGGACGTCGTGCACAACCACCTCGGCCCCTCCGGCAACTACCTGCCCGCGTTCGGGCCCTACTTCACGGACGCCCACCAGACGCCCTGGGGTTCGGCGGTGAACCTGGACGCGCCCGGGTCGGACGAGGTGCGCGCGTACCTGGTGGGCAGCGCGCTGGCCTGGCTGCGCGACTACCGGATCGACGGGCTCCGCCTGGACGCGGTGCACGCCCTGTGCGACACGCGCGCGTGCCACTTCCTGGAGGAACTGTCGTCCGCCGTGGCCGGCCTGGCGGCCGAGTCGGGCCGGCCGCTCTTCCTGGTCGGCGAGTCCGACCTGAACGACCCGCGGGTCATCACCTCGCGCGCGGAGCACGGGTTCGGCCTGGACGCGCAGTGGAACGACGACTTCCACCACGCCCTGCACACCGCGCTGACCGGCGAGTCCCAGGGCTACTACGCCGACTTCGCCCGCGCCCCGCTCGCCGCCGTCGCCAAGACGCTCACCGGCGGCTACTTCCACGACGGCACGTACTCCAGCTTCCGCGGCCGCCGGCACGGCCGCCCGCTGGACCGCGCGCGGGTGGCCGGGCACCGGCTGCTCGGCTACACCCAGACCCACGACCAGGTCGGCAACCGCGCCCAGGGCGACCGGCTTTCGGCGTCCCTCTCCCCCGGCCTGCTGGCCTGCGCCGCCACGCTGAGCCTGACCGCGCCCTTCACACCGATGCTGTTCATGGGCGAGGAGTGGGCGGCCGGCACCCCCTGGCAGTTCTTCACCGACCACACGGACCCGGACCTCGCGGAGGCCGTACGCCGCGGCAGGCGGCGGGAGTTCGCGGCGCACGGCTGGGCCGAGGAGGACGTGCCCGACCCGCAGGATCCCGCCACCCGGGACCGCTCCTGCCTGGACTGGTCGGAACCGGAACGCGAGCCGCACGCGCGCGTGCTGGCCTGGTACCGGCGCCTGCTGGCGCTGCGCCGTGAGCAGGCGGACCTCACCGATCCCGATCTCGCCGACACCAAGGTGGCGTACGACGAGGCGGCACGCTGGCTGGCGTTCCGGCGCGGGGACGTTCGGGTGGCGGTGAACCTGGGCACGGAGCCGGCCGCGATCCCGCTCGGCACCGGGCGGGTGGAGGTGCTGGCCGCGTGGGACACCGTGGCGGCACCGGACCCGGACGGGATGCTGCGGGTGCCGGGCGAGTCGTGCGTGGTGCTCACCCAGGCCTGA
- a CDS encoding aminoglycoside phosphotransferase family protein — translation MTQAPTPTADTVRRLVRSLLKESADDASGPDVRPVAEGGGHSTWWVGTRHVLRLAPDREASVRQRRELRLRDLMRPHLPVAVPAGVATGEWAPGLTYTLDTVIPGGTAEEHDVSAVGEADLAGLLTGLREVPVRQAETLGVPRTPPRSLEALRRMAVPAAERLAAADEFDPSRLLQLTPPGAAQLAAQPGTAVLVHHDLKGEHLVVSADGRVRGVLDWTDAAVGDPAEDIAGLALAVGSGAAVRAATLAGYGARPCLRGLWLARCDTVVRLTDRLEGRGDSPLPLLRTQLRRAWETILLERVTELREDTGGTEDDEEL, via the coding sequence ATGACCCAGGCTCCGACTCCCACCGCGGACACCGTCCGTCGACTGGTCCGTTCGCTGCTCAAGGAGAGCGCGGACGACGCCTCGGGCCCCGACGTGCGGCCCGTCGCGGAGGGCGGTGGACACTCCACCTGGTGGGTCGGCACCCGGCACGTGCTGCGCCTCGCCCCCGACCGGGAGGCCTCCGTCCGCCAGCGCCGCGAACTGCGGCTGCGCGACCTGATGCGGCCGCATCTGCCGGTCGCGGTCCCGGCCGGGGTGGCGACCGGCGAGTGGGCGCCGGGGCTGACGTACACGCTGGACACCGTGATCCCCGGCGGTACGGCCGAGGAGCACGACGTCTCCGCGGTGGGCGAGGCGGACCTGGCCGGGCTGCTCACCGGGCTCCGCGAGGTGCCGGTACGGCAGGCCGAGACGCTCGGCGTGCCGCGCACCCCGCCGCGGTCCCTGGAGGCGCTGCGCAGGATGGCGGTGCCCGCCGCCGAACGGCTCGCCGCCGCCGACGAGTTCGACCCGTCCCGGCTGCTCCAGCTGACCCCGCCGGGCGCCGCACAGCTCGCCGCCCAGCCCGGTACCGCCGTGCTGGTCCACCACGACCTCAAGGGCGAGCACCTGGTGGTCAGCGCCGACGGCAGGGTGCGCGGCGTCCTCGACTGGACCGACGCGGCGGTCGGCGACCCCGCCGAGGACATCGCCGGGCTCGCCCTCGCGGTCGGCTCCGGCGCGGCCGTCCGCGCGGCCACGCTCGCCGGCTACGGCGCCCGGCCCTGCCTGCGCGGCCTGTGGCTGGCCCGCTGCGACACCGTCGTCCGGCTCACCGACCGCCTCGAAGGCCGCGGCGACAGCCCCCTGCCGCTGCTGCGCACCCAACTCCGGCGCGCCTGGGAGACGATCCTGCTGGAACGGGTGACGGAACTGCGCGAGGACACCGGGGGCACCGAGGACGACGAGGAGCTGTAG